One region of Lampris incognitus isolate fLamInc1 chromosome 12, fLamInc1.hap2, whole genome shotgun sequence genomic DNA includes:
- the LOC130121606 gene encoding POU domain, class 5, transcription factor 1-like yields the protein MSERSQSFISEGSSRPCDFSRTNSYAQVLNQGELGGAGCLQRPHGVLQEPSLLFNKTSYGGITSQNLWPIPPVGDYRASDLQLGEFGYPRHWYHFAEPEYTGQVPGVTAATQPANMIYISIQQYAAPTASNAAPHGAYYSAPWNPTFRPGLPHITPSGLVRQNPSTTSASSPSLSLSPPSDALPGNAFPNGNSNQAVTASPTQTSAMARSTGSSSAVCSNSEKEENFSIEEVEQFAKELRQKRVALGFTQADVGLALGNRYGKLFSQTTICRFEALHLSFMNMCKLKPLLQRWLNEAETSENPQDMCKTEPAVVHTIKRKKRTTFDDSVRAALEASFIKCPKPNAEEITRISEDIGLGRDVRVWFCNRRQKKKRRLLALDEACEVRKQSTSPLNMAPSTIPSQSYPAHSYPGAPPALYMPPLHRPGVFTQALRPGLVSHLTDKHVHIGSPVDSRLASNQLSYLSKPHLS from the exons ATGTCTGAAAGATCTCAGAGTTTTATTTCAGAGGGGAGTAGCCGACCCTGTGACTTCAGCCGAACCAACTCTTACGCCCAGGTCTTGAaccagggggaattggggggcgCAGGATGCCTTCAGCGCCCCCACGGAGTCCTGCAAGAGCCGAGTCTCCTCTTCAACAAGACTTCATACGGCGGAATCACATCCCAAAACCTTTGGCCAATCCCGCCGGTCGGAGACTACAGGGCCTCTGACCtgcagctgggagagtttggctATCCTAGACATTGGTATCATTTCGCCGAACCAGAGTACACCGGACAAGTCCCCGGGGTAACAGCAGCTACCCAGCCTGCAAATATGATCTATATATCTA ttcAGCAGTATGCAGCACCGACGGCCTCCAACGCTGCTCCGCACGGAGCCTACTACTCTGCCCCCTGGAACCCCACATTTCGTCCTGGCCTTCCACACATCACCCCATCCGGGCTTGTTCGCCAAAACCCGTCAACGACATCTGCCTCATCGCCGTCTCTCTCCCTATCGCCACCGAGCGATGCCCTGCCGGGAAATGCGTTTCCCAACGGGAACTCAAACCAGGCTGTGACAGCGTCTCCAACGCAGACGTCTGCGATGGCCCGGAGCACCGGGTCCTCAAGTGCAGTATGCAGTAACTCCGAGAAGGAG GAAAACTTTTCaatagaggaggtggagcagtttgCCAAGGAGCTGAGACAGAAACGCGTCGCATTAGGCTTCACTCAAGCTGATGTTGGCCTTGCCCTGGGTAACCGCTATG ggAAACTCTTCAGTCAGACCACTATCTGTCGCTTTGAAGCTCTCCACCTGAGCTTCATGAACATGTGCAAGCTGAAACCCCTCCTTCAGAGATGGCTGAATGAGGCTGAAACCTCAGAAAACCCCCAGGAT atgtgcaagacTGAGCCAGCAGTCGTGCACACAataaaaaggaagaaaagaacCACTTTTGACGACTCTGTGAGAGCTGCTCTGGAGGCCTCCTTTATCAAGTGTCCAAAGCCAAATGCTGAGGAGATCACCCGCATCTCAGAGGACATTGGCCTGGGAAGG GATGTGCGTGTGTGGTTCTGCAATCGCAGGCAGAAGAAAAAGCGCCGGCTTTTAGCGCTAGATGAGGCGTGTGAGGTCCGTAAGCAGAGCACTTCTCCGCTTAACATGGCCCCTTCCACCATTCCCAGCCAGAGCTATCCTGCTCACAGCTATCCCGGAGCCCCACCTGCACTCTACATGCCCCCACTTCACAGGCCTGGAGTCTTCACGCAGGCCCTCCGACCCGGACTGGTGAGTCATCTGACTGATAAACATGTTCATATTGGCAGCCCAGTAGATTCACGTCTCGCTTCTAACCAGTTGAGCTATTTATCAAAACCCCACCTGAGTTGA
- the LOC130121607 gene encoding POU domain, class 5, transcription factor 1-like has protein sequence MSERSQSFISEGSSRPCDFSRTNSYAVNQGELGGAGRLQLPHRVLQEPSLLFNKTSYGGITSQNLWPIPPVRDYRASDLQLGEFGYPRHWYHFAEPEYTGQVPGVTAATQPADSPPIAASRKQMKLQEVKTEKDTGDACSDVKVQQHVTPMASNAAPHGVYYSAPWNPTFRPGFPNVTPPGVVGQNPSTSSASSPSPPSDALPGNAFPNGNSNQAVTASPTQSSAVARSTGSSSAVCSNSEEENVSQEELEQFAKELRQKRVALGFTQADVGLALGNRYGKLFSQTTICRFEALQLSFKNMCKLKPVLQRWLNEAETSDNHEDMYKTEPVVVDTIKRKRRTSFDDSVRAALEASFIKCPKPNPEEITRISEDIGLDREVVRVWFCNRRQKRKRPALPLDEECEGQYYEQSPSPLNMAPSLIPSQSYPAPSYPGAPPTIYMPPLHRPEVFRQALHPGLVSHLTDIHVHIGSPFAGRTANDAPAEISSLCIQMISFTGQDLPWKKGLLAVITDQKAYLTIQWW, from the exons ATGTCTGAAAGATCTCAGAGTTTTATTTCAGAGGGGAGTAGCCGACCGTGCGACTTCAGCCGAACCAACTCTTACGCCGTTAaccagggggaattggggggcgCAGGGCGCCTTCAACTCCCCCACAGAGTCCTGCAAGAGCCGAGTCTCCTCTTCAACAAGACTTCATACGGCGGAATCACATCCCAAAACCTTTGGCCAATCCCGCCGGTCAGAGACTACAGGGCTTCTGACCtgcagctgggagagtttggctATCCTAGACATTGGTATCACTTCGCCGAACCAGAGTACACCGGACAAGTCCCCGGGGTAACAGCAGCTACCCAGCCTGCAGATAGTCCCCCCATCGCCGCGTCCAGGAAGCAGATGAAATTGCAAGAGGTGAAGACCGAAAAGGACACCGGGGACGCGTGTTCAGACGTAAAGGTTCAGCAGCATGTAACACCCATGGCCTCCAATGCTGCCCCGCACGGAGTCTACTACTCTGCCCCCTGGAACCCCACGTTTCGCCCTGGCTTTCCAAATGTCACCCCGCCCGGGGTTGTTGGTCAAAACCCGTCAACATCATCTGCCTCATCACCGTCGCCACCGAGCGATGCCCTGCCGGGAAATGCGTTTCCCAACGGGAACTCAAACCAGGCTGTGACCGCGTCTCCAACGCAGTCGTCCGCGGTGGCCCGGAGCACCGGGTCCTCAAGTGCAGTATGCAGTAACTCTGAGGAG GAAAACGTTTCACAAGAGGAGCTGGAGCAGTTTGCCAAGGAGCTGAGACAGAAACGCGTCGCATTAGGCTTCACTCAAGCTGATGTTGGCCTTGCCCTGGGTAACCGCTATG GGAAACTCTTCAGTCAGACGACTATCTGTCGCTTTGAGGCTCTCCAGCTGAGCTTCAAGAACATGTGCAAGCTGAAACCCGTCCTTCAGAGATGGCTGAATGAGGCTGAAACTTCAGACAACCACGAGGAT ATGTACAAGACTGAGCCAGTAGTCGTGGACACAATAAAAAGGAAGCGAAGAACCAGTTTTGACGACTCTGTGAGAGCTGCTCTGGAGGCCTCCTTTATCAAGTGTCCAAAGCCAAACCCTGAAGAGATCACCCGCATCTCGGAGGACATTGGCCTGGACAGAGAG GTGGTGCGTGTGTGGTTCTGCAATCGCAGGCAAAAGAGAAAGCGCCCGGCTTTGCCGCTGGATGAGGAGTGTGAGGGCCAATACTATGAGCAGAGCCCTTCTCCACTTAACATGGCCCCTTCCCTCATTCCCAGCCAGAGCTATCCTGCTCCCAGTTATCCCGGAGCCCCACCTACAATCTACATGCCCCCACTTCACAGGCCTGAAGTTTTCAGGCAGGCCCTCCACCCCGGACTGGTGAGTCATCTGACTGATATACATGTTCATATTGGCAGCCCA TTTGCTGGTCGCACAGCCAAcgatgctccagctgagatcagtTCGCTGTGCATACAGATGATTTCCTTCACCGGACAGGATCTCCCTTGGAAGAAGGGCTTGTTGGCAGTTATAACCGACCAGAAGGCCTACCTCACAATCCAATGGTGGTGA
- the pou5f3 gene encoding POU domain, class 5, transcription factor 1, translating to MSERSQSPISEGSSRPYDFSRTNPYAQVLNQEGLGGAGCLQLPHGVLQEPGLLFNKTTYGGITSSAPQTLCPFPPVGDYRASDLQVGEFGHPRHWYHFAAPEYTGQVPGITAATQAATTSPPIAESREQIKLPEVKIEKVTGDAYPDIKVQQYAAPTASNAAPHGVYYSAPWNPSFWPGLPHITPPGVVSQNPSTSSASSPSLSPSPPSNALPGNAFLSGNSNQPVTASQTQTPALARSTGSSSAGCSDSEEEENFSTEELEQFAKELKCKRITLGFTQADVGLALGNLYGKMFSQTTICRFEALQLSFKNMCKLKPLLQRWLNEAETSENPQDMYKIEPVFVDTRKRKRRTSLEGTVRSALEAYFIKCPKPNPQEITHISEDLGLERDVVRVWFCNRRQKRKRLALPLDEECEGQYYEQSPSPLNMAPSPIPSQSYPAPSYPGAPPTIYMPPLHRPEVFKQALHPGLVSHLTDKHVHIGSPSKPVNIICLNTVSLPVATEQCLAGKCVCQRELKPGCHRVSDADLCVDPKKPMDEQITQSSTPLLNKACEAGTAGGH from the exons ATGTCTGAGAGATCTCAGAGTCCTATTTCAGAGGGCAGTAGCCGGCCGTACGACTTCAGCCGAACCAACCCCTACGCCCAGGTCTTGAACCAGGAGGGCCTGGGGGGCGCGGGGTGCCTTCAGCTCCCCCACGGAGTCCTGCAAGAGCCGGGTCTCCTCTTCAACAAGACTACGTACGGCGGGATCACATCATCCGCGCCCCAAACCCTTTGCCCGTTCCCGCCGGTCGGAGACTACAGGGCCTCTGACCTGCAGGTCGGAGAGTTTGGCCATCCTAGACATTGGTATCATTTCGCCGCACCAGAGTACACCGGACAAGTCCCCGGGATAACAGCGGCTACCCAGGCGGCAACTACGAGTCCCCCCATCGCCGAGAGCAGGGAACAGATAAAATTACCAGAGGTGAAGATCGAAAAGGTCACCGGGGACGCGTATCCGGACATAAAGGTTCAGCAGTATGCGGCCCCGACGGCGTCCAACGCTGCTCCGCACGGGGTCTATTACTCTGCCCCCTGGAACCCCTCGTTCTGGCCCGGCCTCCCACATATCACCCCGCCCGGGGTCGTTAGTCAAAACCCGTCAACATCGTCTGCCTCgtccccgtctctctccccgTCGCCGCCGAGCAACGCCCTGCCGGGAAACGCGTTTCTCAGCGGGAACTCAAACCAGCCTGTCACCGCGTCTCAAACGCAGACCCCCGCGCTGGCCCGCAGCACCGGCTCCTCGAGCGCAGGATGCAGCGACTCCGAGGAGGAG GAAAACTTTTCGACTGAGGAGCTGGAGCAGTTTGCCAAGGAGCTGAAATGCAAACGTATCACATTAGGATTCACTCAAGCTGATGTTGGCCTTGCCCTGGGTAACCTTTATG GGAAAATGTTCAGTCAGACCACTATCTGTCGCTTTGAGGCTCTCCAGCTGAGCTTCAAGAACATGTGCAAGCTGAAACCCCTCCTTCAGAGATGGCTGAATGAGGCTGAAACCTCAGAAAACCCCCAGGAT ATGTACAAGATTGAGCCGGTATTCGTGGACACAAGGAAAAGGAAGAGAAGAACCAGTTTGGAGGGCACTGTGAGATCTGCTCTGGAGGCCTACTTTATCAAGTGTCCAAAGCCAAACCCTCAGGAGATCACCCATATCTCAGAGGACCTTGGACTGGAAAGAGAT GTGGTGCGTGTGTGGTTCTGCAATCGCAGGCAGAAGAGAAAGCGCCTGGCTTTGCCGCTGGATGAGGAGTGTGAGGGCCAATACTATGAGCAGAGCCCTTCTCCACTTAACATGGCCCCTTCCCCCATTCCCAGCCAGAGCTATCCTGCTCCCAGTTATCCCGGAGCCCCACCTACAATCTACATGCCCCCACTTCACAGGCCTGAAGTTTTCAAGCAGGCCCTCCACCCCGGACTGGTGAGTCATCTGACTGATAAACATGTTCATATTGGCAGCCCA TCAAAACCCGTCAACATCATCTGTCTCAACACCGTCTCTCTCCCCGTCGCCACCGAGCAATGCCTTGCCGGGAAATGCGTTTGTCAACGGGAACTCAAGCCAGGCTGTCACCGCGTCTCAGATGCAGACCTCTGCGTTGACCCAAAGAAG CCAATGGATGAGCAGATAACCCAATCTTCAACGCCCTTGCTTAATAAAGCCTGCGAGGCCGGAACAGCCGGGGGTCATTAG